One Nostocoides sp. HKS02 genomic window carries:
- a CDS encoding co-chaperone YbbN, which produces MASTTLTAENFEKTILESGTVFVDFWAEWCGPCKRFGPVFEAASQEHPDIVFGKVDTEAEQALAAAANITSIPMLMGFRDGILVFAQAGALPAPMLEDVIGKVQALDMDAVRADVEAQKARPATAEGTA; this is translated from the coding sequence ATGGCAAGCACGACACTGACCGCGGAGAACTTCGAGAAGACGATCCTCGAGAGCGGAACCGTCTTCGTGGACTTCTGGGCCGAGTGGTGCGGCCCGTGCAAGCGCTTCGGACCGGTCTTCGAGGCCGCCTCGCAGGAGCACCCCGACATCGTCTTCGGCAAGGTCGACACCGAGGCCGAGCAGGCCCTCGCCGCGGCGGCCAACATCACCTCGATCCCGATGCTCATGGGGTTCCGTGACGGGATCCTCGTATTCGCGCAGGCCGGGGCGCTCCCCGCGCCGATGCTCGAGGACGTCATCGGCAAGGTGCAGGCCCTCGACATGGACGCGGTCCGCGCCGACGTGGAGGCCCAGAAGGCCCGACCGGCGACCGCCGAGGGCACGGCTTAG
- a CDS encoding response regulator transcription factor, translating into MDDHEIVRRGLRELLEASDGFEVVGESGLAQEAARRIPALRPDVAVFDARLPDGSGIEVCRQVRSVDPSIKGLILTSYDDEQALATAVLAGASGFLLKDIKGNGLVEAITRVAAGENLLDTERARRLRATWSQGDDTDPRLRALSPQERRILDHVAAGLTNRQIGESMSLAEKTVKNYVTSVLAKLGMERRTQAAVYAATHQSGSSAGPQARSATQWSPSGSKPNLA; encoded by the coding sequence TTGGACGACCACGAGATCGTCCGTCGAGGGCTTCGTGAGCTCTTGGAAGCCAGCGACGGTTTCGAGGTGGTCGGTGAGTCCGGTCTCGCCCAGGAAGCGGCTCGGCGCATCCCTGCCCTTCGCCCGGACGTGGCCGTGTTCGATGCGCGGTTGCCGGACGGTTCGGGCATCGAGGTCTGCCGTCAGGTGCGATCCGTCGACCCGTCGATCAAGGGCCTCATCCTCACGTCCTACGACGACGAGCAGGCGCTGGCGACGGCGGTGCTCGCGGGCGCGTCAGGCTTCTTGCTCAAGGACATCAAGGGCAACGGCTTGGTGGAGGCGATCACCCGGGTCGCCGCAGGGGAGAACCTGCTCGACACGGAGCGGGCACGAAGGCTCCGGGCGACGTGGAGCCAGGGCGATGACACCGACCCGCGGCTGCGCGCGCTCAGCCCCCAGGAGCGGCGGATCCTCGACCACGTCGCGGCCGGCCTCACCAACCGGCAGATCGGTGAGTCCATGTCCCTGGCCGAGAAGACGGTGAAGAACTACGTGACGTCCGTGCTGGCCAAGCTCGGCATGGAGCGGCGCACCCAGGCTGCGGTGTATGCCGCGACGCACCAGTCCGGCTCGTCGGCCGGCCCTCAGGCCAGGTCGGCCACCCAGTGGTCGCCCTCGGGCTCGAAGCCCAACTTGGCGTAG
- a CDS encoding universal stress protein, with product MIITSPSPPQTPSVRPVAPPEVVAGIVNDGSAAVVAQAAVRLARELGGRVRFVQVLPDGLDDHERADAEAATFGAALRALHGRPRVQATFEAPPGDARELLVRRSRLAMALVVGQDKPGEGAQHGVAAYCQANSGCRVLVVPAPDGR from the coding sequence ATGATCATCACCTCGCCCTCGCCGCCGCAGACCCCATCAGTTCGGCCCGTGGCGCCCCCCGAGGTGGTGGCCGGAATCGTCAACGACGGCTCGGCCGCAGTGGTTGCGCAGGCCGCCGTTCGCCTCGCCCGTGAGCTCGGCGGAAGGGTGCGCTTCGTCCAGGTACTGCCGGATGGACTCGACGACCACGAGCGCGCGGATGCCGAGGCCGCCACGTTCGGCGCGGCCCTGCGTGCTCTCCACGGCCGCCCGAGGGTTCAGGCCACCTTCGAAGCGCCCCCGGGTGATGCGCGCGAGCTCCTCGTGCGCCGCAGCCGCTTGGCGATGGCCCTCGTCGTCGGACAGGACAAGCCGGGCGAGGGCGCACAGCACGGCGTGGCGGCATACTGCCAGGCCAACTCGGGATGCCGGGTTCTCGTGGTCCCGGCCCCCGACGGCCGCTGA
- a CDS encoding GAF domain-containing sensor histidine kinase, translating to MVLDPKRERDQGRWSETVSLEVDDLMEELRARATAARRSHEQLEALLDAVTAMSANLELSVVLGRIVRSACALVNARYGALGVLSPDGEHLVEFVTHGISPEERARIGDPPRGHGILGLLIRDPRPRRLANLAAHPDSYGFPPNHPPMRSFLGAPIRIRDEVFGNLYLAESGNTEFSEADETILVALASAAGFAIDNARMYERSEQQRLWGQAISELTRSLLESPVEAAALPPMVERACALAGARLCAVALVEQDGQSWIHALHSADHAARASVSPATWPALEGAQWSEILGSDQELLLVPGSQPGAAQRVASDLSEAAGLVEAGPTAVLPMAAGSGAIGHLLVQWEPGQEDAASQVMPALSGFAQQVGLAIIAARAQHDRALVAQLEDRDRIARDMHDHVIQRLFATGLSLQSAGRFAVHPVVQARLDEAVESLDVAIKDIRSTIFALHTTPPAAQFESELRALVETYAASLGYTPDLVLEGDSTQLDPDLANDLLAVVREGLSNVSRHAQASAATVRLSVGPSLTVAITDNGKGVDAMDRRSGLANLERRATVRSGTFGVEPVEPSGTRITWVVPLSA from the coding sequence GTGGTTCTGGACCCGAAGCGCGAGCGAGACCAGGGGCGATGGTCAGAGACCGTCTCCCTCGAGGTGGACGACCTGATGGAGGAGCTGCGGGCGCGGGCGACTGCTGCCCGGCGGTCGCACGAACAGCTCGAGGCCCTGCTTGACGCGGTGACCGCCATGAGCGCCAACCTCGAGCTCTCGGTGGTCCTCGGCCGGATCGTGCGATCCGCCTGTGCGTTGGTCAACGCCCGGTATGGCGCCCTGGGGGTGCTGAGTCCCGATGGGGAGCACTTGGTCGAGTTCGTGACGCACGGGATCAGCCCCGAAGAGCGCGCGCGGATCGGCGACCCGCCGCGCGGGCACGGCATCCTGGGCCTGCTGATCCGCGACCCGCGACCGCGTCGACTGGCGAACCTCGCCGCCCACCCGGACTCCTACGGATTCCCACCGAACCACCCGCCGATGCGCAGCTTCCTCGGGGCGCCCATCCGGATCCGCGACGAGGTGTTCGGCAACCTCTACCTCGCCGAGAGCGGCAACACGGAGTTCTCGGAGGCTGACGAAACGATCCTGGTGGCGCTCGCTTCCGCGGCGGGTTTCGCGATCGACAACGCCCGAATGTACGAACGCAGCGAGCAACAACGGCTCTGGGGGCAGGCCATCAGCGAGCTGACGCGCAGTCTCCTGGAGAGCCCGGTCGAGGCAGCGGCGCTGCCCCCGATGGTCGAGCGGGCCTGCGCCCTCGCCGGCGCGCGGCTGTGCGCCGTTGCCCTGGTTGAGCAGGACGGGCAGTCCTGGATTCACGCCCTGCACAGCGCCGACCACGCGGCACGCGCGTCGGTGAGCCCCGCGACCTGGCCAGCTCTTGAGGGAGCCCAGTGGTCGGAGATACTCGGCTCGGACCAGGAGCTCCTGCTCGTGCCGGGCTCGCAGCCTGGCGCCGCGCAGCGGGTGGCGTCGGACCTGTCCGAGGCTGCGGGGCTGGTCGAGGCGGGCCCGACGGCAGTCCTTCCCATGGCCGCTGGTTCGGGAGCCATCGGGCACCTGCTCGTGCAGTGGGAACCGGGTCAGGAGGACGCCGCTTCGCAGGTGATGCCGGCCCTGTCGGGCTTCGCGCAGCAGGTGGGTCTGGCGATCATCGCTGCCCGGGCCCAGCACGACCGGGCCCTGGTCGCCCAGCTCGAGGACCGGGACCGCATCGCCCGGGACATGCACGACCATGTGATCCAGCGACTGTTCGCGACCGGACTGTCCTTGCAGTCCGCCGGCCGGTTCGCCGTCCACCCAGTGGTGCAGGCGCGGCTCGACGAGGCTGTCGAGAGCCTCGACGTGGCGATCAAGGACATCCGGTCCACCATCTTCGCGCTGCATACGACGCCCCCGGCCGCGCAGTTCGAGTCCGAGCTGCGCGCACTGGTGGAGACGTATGCCGCGAGCCTCGGCTACACCCCGGACCTCGTCCTCGAGGGGGACTCGACCCAGCTTGACCCGGACCTGGCCAACGACCTCCTGGCCGTCGTGCGAGAGGGGCTGTCGAACGTGTCACGCCACGCGCAGGCGAGCGCCGCGACGGTTCGGCTCAGCGTGGGTCCGTCGCTGACCGTGGCGATCACGGACAACGGCAAGGGAGTCGACGCCATGGACCGGCGCAGCGGGCTGGCCAACCTGGAACGCAGGGCGACGGTCCGCTCGGGAACCTTTGGCGTCGAACCTGTCGAGCCGTCCGGCACCCGGATCACCTGGGTGGTGCCGCTCAGCGCGTGA
- a CDS encoding pyridoxamine 5'-phosphate oxidase family protein: MTQSELPHPESETHELGAHEALALLRSVPVGRLAVVVDGAPDVFPVNHLVDHGTIVFRTAEGTKLSATHGHPVAFEVDGYDASKGEAWSVVVRGVGRLVNEADEAIEALSLPIFPWHAGAKPQVVRVIPNTITGRRFTVLGGLRA; this comes from the coding sequence ATGACTCAGTCCGAGCTTCCCCACCCTGAATCGGAAACCCATGAGCTGGGCGCCCATGAGGCACTCGCGTTGCTGCGTTCGGTCCCGGTCGGCAGGTTGGCGGTCGTCGTCGACGGCGCTCCGGACGTCTTTCCGGTCAACCACCTGGTGGACCACGGGACGATCGTCTTTCGCACGGCTGAGGGAACCAAGCTGTCGGCCACGCACGGACACCCCGTGGCCTTCGAGGTCGACGGCTACGACGCGTCCAAGGGCGAGGCGTGGAGCGTGGTGGTGCGCGGCGTGGGGCGCCTCGTGAATGAGGCCGACGAGGCCATCGAGGCCCTCAGCCTGCCGATCTTCCCGTGGCACGCAGGGGCCAAGCCCCAGGTCGTCCGCGTGATCCCCAACACCATCACGGGGCGACGCTTCACCGTCCTCGGCGGCCTTCGGGCGTAG